A window from Pangasianodon hypophthalmus isolate fPanHyp1 chromosome 4, fPanHyp1.pri, whole genome shotgun sequence encodes these proteins:
- the cideb gene encoding cell death activator CIDE-B, whose protein sequence is METTSSLIKSVSRRVWSAPQRPFRVCLWNREIRKGLTASTLKELKDRAAHTLLISTLLSLVCEEDGTEVDSDEFLMALPDNTVLMALEPGQTWRPHPLGQRGSSIKPADNKPRTGRDIARVTFDLYRLNPKDIFGSLSVKATFQGLYSVSADFQCLGPKKVLREALRMISTILHAAGHMLITSATVIRRIIQGADFLQAHGAREIQTEYWN, encoded by the exons ATGGAAACAACATCCTCACTGATTAA GTCTGTGTCTCGGCGTGTATGGTCAGCACCTCAGAGGCCTTTTAGAGTTTGCTTGTGGAACAGAGAGATCAGGAAGGGGCTCACTGCATCGACCTTAAAGGAGCTGAAAGACAGG gcAGCCCACACTCTGCTCATTTCTACCCTGCTGTCTCTGGTGTGTGAGGAAGATGGCACTGAAGTGGACTCAGATGAGTTTCTCATGGCCCTGCCAGACAACACAGTGCTCATGGCCTTGGAGCCAGGACAGACCTGGAGACCAcatcct TTAGGCCAGAGAGGCAGCAGCATCAAACCAGCTGACAACAAACCCCGCACTGGTCGTGACATCGCTCgagtgacctttgacctttatcGTCTGAACCCTAAGGATATTTTTGGCTCTCTAAGTGTGAAGGCCACATTCCAGGGTCTGTACTCGGTCAGCGCTGACTTCCAATGCCTGGGGCCGAAGAAGGTGCTCAG AGAGGCCCTCAGAATGATCTCCACCATACTCCATGCAGCAGGTCACATGTTAATCACGTCTGCCACCGTGATTCGCCGAATCATACAGGGAGCGGACTTCCTGCAAGCTCACGGTGCTCGTGAGATTCAGACAGAATACTGGAACTGA
- the homezb gene encoding homeobox and leucine zipper encoding b: protein MQQCEPPQQQQQQRQQREENRKLEARGSAEAETGDSDASDAYECRICGYKAADVCSLSQHLHSVHPVTTLPGPSSAKDEESKGARDQTSEGQKSPPAGNSEFSEGSMSSSPMDSEETSISTCNAENQVPAAEQKETVKNTPAAKDSQSISPASILPQRKASSSSESTKGSQSEDAASSGTSGLNHTHLVCLPLVSEGLKLVWVRSEQTNDLDAVSELVEAFNAFPYPTEQEASALARRCSLSPERVKVWFMMQRVRYGISWADDDIRQTRRKLRRLQRMSLGEEGEEEEEDYLAHEERTPETLQQGVKQAPVTDNYTGYAHYTSQPVFSQDEANDYSRQNSIIPQYSNGLEPFVQQQTENQYVDDFQNASVDKDHAQLPRDLNHLPPHEPKAEGSSTYRSLSKSAVVCGPPITQQRKKTKAQLMALRRSFVQKNWPSEAEVQRLQRVTGLGRHEIRKWFADSRYQLRRSGRSWLAELSKPSQSPEPSGTFRQQLNNDDFQEDGEASGAGLDFELDVDMEDQQGPVEDGVSESDTRKEQQSEEPSQKDSQASVKQERREIAIVPSPSPASSSPSPSLLQGWNPSLGPEPNLRKKTWEQLNMLRQSFLHCQWPTSEDYTLLQQKTGLTRTEIVQWYGDTRYHIKHSNLRWIHPDDRERVRAGVMKQQKRAGKGPRSRRWTVGTDSSFKFREPQPSNGTGGSEAKSWDELYKTASSVLPGGEL from the exons ATGCAGCAGTGTGAACCcccgcagcagcagcagcagcagcggcagcAGCGCGAGGAAAACCGGAAGCTGGAGGCGCGAGGGAGCGCGGAGGCGGAAACAGGGGACAGCGACGCGAGTGATGCTTATGAATGTCGGATCTGCGGTTATAAAGCAGCGGATGTCTGCTCTCTCAGTCAGCATCTGCACTCTGTCCATCCTGTTACGACTCTACCCGGCCCGAGCTCAGCAAAAGATGAGGAGAGTAAAGGAGCGCGAGACCAAACCTCAGAGGGACAGAAGAGCCCACCTGCAGGAAAT TCTGAATTTTCTGAGGGGTCCATGTCTTCCTCACCCATGGACTCAGAAGAGACCAGCATAAGTACATGCAATGCAGAGAACCAGGTACCAGCAGCAGAGCAAAAAGAAACTGTGAAAAACACACCTGCTGCCAAAGACAGCCAAAGCATTTCTCCTGCCTCCATTTTGCCTCAGAGGAAAGCCTCATCCTCTTCAGAGTCTACAAAAGGAAGCCAAAGCGAGGACGCAGCCTCCTCAGGCACGTCCGGcctcaaccacacacacttgGTGTGTCTTCCTCTGGTGTCTGAGGGACTGAAGCTGGTGTGGGTGCGCTCCGAGCAGACTAACGATCTGGATGCAGTTTCAGAGCTGGTAGAAGCGTTTAATGCCTTTCCCTACCCCACAGAGCAGGAGGCCAGTGCTCTGGCACGCCGCTGCTCCCTGTCACCCGAGCGTGTCAAAGTGTGGTTTATGATGCAGCGCGTCCGCTATGGAATCAGCTGGGCAGACGACGATATCCGGCAGACGCGCCGTAAGCTGCGGCGTCTGCAAAGAATGTCACTCGGGGaggagggtgaggaagaagaagaggattATTTAGCACATGAAGAGAGGACACCTGAGACACTACAGCAGGGTGTTAAACAGGCGCCTGTGACAGACAACTATACGGGTTAtgcacactacacatcacaacCAGTTTTCTCCCAGGACGAAGCCAATGACTACAGCAGGCAAAACAGCATCATTCCTCAATACAGCAATGGTTTAGAGCCTTTTGTTCAGCAGCAAACTGAAAACCAGTATGTGGATGATTTTCAAAATGCATCTGTGGACAAAGACCATGCTCAGTTGCCCAGAGATCTGAATCATTTACCTCCTCACGAGCCCAAGGCTGAGGGTTCCAGCACTTATCGATCCCTATCGAAATCAGCCGTGGTTTGTGGCCCCCCTATAACCCAGCAGCGAAAGAAGACCAAAGCCCAGCTGATGGCGCTTCGCCGTAGTTTTGTCCAAAAGAACTGGCCGTCTGAGGCTGAGGTGCAACGGCTACAGCGCGTCACCGGGCTCGGACGGCACGAGATCCGGAAGTGGTTTGCTGACAGTCGCTACCAGCTTCGCAGGAGCGGTCGGTCCTGGCTGGCTGAACTGAGCAAACCCAGTCAATCACCAGAGCCCTCGGGTACATTTCGACAACAATTGAATAACGATGATTTTCAGGAGGATGGCGAGGCCTCAGGGGCGGGGCTTGACTTTGAGCTCGATGTGGACATGGAGGACCAACAGGGCCCTGTGGAAGATGGAGTCAGCGAATCAGACACTAGGAAAGAGCAACAAAGTGAGGAGCCGTCACAAAAAGACAGCCAGGCTTCTGTTAAACAGGAGCGACGGGAGATCGCTATCGTCCCTTCACCGTCTCCTGCCTCCTCTTCTCCGTCTCCGTCACTCCTCCAAGGCTGGAACCCCAGCCTGGGTCCCGAGCCCAACCTCCGGAAGAAGACATGGGAGCAGTTGAACATGCTGAGGCAGAGCTTCCTGCACTGCCAGTGGCCCACCAGCGAAGACTACACACTCTTGCAGCAGAAGACAGGCCTGACACGGACTGAGATTGTTCAGTGGTACGGAGACACACGCTACCACATTAAACACTCCAACCTGCGCTGGATTCACCCGGACGACAGAGAGCGTGTACGCGCAGGTGTCATGAAGCAGCAGAAGAGAGCAGGGAAGGGCCCAAGGAGCAGGAGATGGACAGTGGGCACAGATTCGAGCTTCAAGTTTAGGGAGCCACAGCCCAGTAACGGGACAGGAGGGAGTGAGGCAAAGTCATGGGACGAATTATACAAGACAGCTTCCTCAGTACTGCCAGGGGGTGAACTTTGA